In one Bacillus mesophilus genomic region, the following are encoded:
- the nadC gene encoding carboxylating nicotinate-nucleotide diphosphorylase — protein MNIIKLREELKRFLIEDIGEQDLTTSSIFPPSQIGEGKVLAKEPGILAGVDVIKECLHLFDPTISVNLYKKDGEVLVPGDIIATVKGPIVALLTGERIILNLLQRMSGIATLTAAAVKALDSDHTKICDTRKTTPGLRMFEKYAVKCGGGSNHRFGLYDGVMIKDNHIAFSGSITKAVNAVRENTGHMIKIEVETESREAVLEAVAAGADVIMFDNRKPPEIAEFVELVPNHIVTEASGGITIDALKDYGQTGVDYISLGLLTHSYKALDISFVTGWKSEGEK, from the coding sequence ATGAATATTATAAAATTACGTGAAGAATTGAAAAGGTTTTTAATTGAAGATATTGGCGAACAAGATCTTACAACATCATCCATATTTCCTCCTTCACAAATAGGAGAAGGTAAGGTTCTGGCAAAAGAGCCTGGAATTCTTGCGGGTGTGGATGTGATAAAAGAGTGTCTTCACTTATTTGATCCGACCATATCAGTCAACTTGTACAAAAAAGATGGAGAGGTTTTAGTACCAGGTGACATCATTGCGACAGTGAAGGGACCTATCGTTGCTTTACTCACAGGGGAAAGAATTATTTTAAACTTACTTCAAAGAATGAGTGGGATCGCTACCCTAACAGCGGCTGCAGTAAAAGCATTGGATAGTGATCATACGAAGATCTGTGATACTAGAAAGACAACTCCAGGTCTGCGTATGTTTGAAAAGTATGCTGTTAAATGTGGTGGTGGTTCTAATCATCGTTTTGGTTTATATGACGGAGTAATGATTAAGGACAATCATATCGCTTTTAGTGGTTCTATTACTAAAGCAGTTAACGCTGTAAGAGAAAACACCGGCCATATGATAAAGATTGAAGTTGAAACAGAATCCAGAGAAGCTGTATTAGAAGCGGTCGCAGCAGGCGCTGATGTCATTATGTTCGATAACCGTAAACCACCAGAGATAGCAGAATTTGTAGAGCTAGTTCCGAACCATATCGTAACGGAAGCATCAGGTGGTATTACGATTGATGCATTAAAGGATTATGGCCAAACAGGAGTAGATTATATCTCGCTTGGTTTGCTAACTCATTCATATAAGGCACTGGATATAAGCTTTGTTACAGGCTGGAAAAGTGAGGGGGAGAAGTAA
- a CDS encoding IscS subfamily cysteine desulfurase, with protein sequence MVIYLDYAATTPMREEAIQTFTEASKHFYGNPSSLHDIGTKASTLLETCREELARLFSGQPQGVFFTSGGSESNILAIRSLLQGSTKKGKHLITTKIEHSSVFNLFQQLEKEGYSVTYLSVNSKGQVSLDELKKAIQPTTLLASIHHASSEIGTIQPIEEIGRLLHAENILFHSDCVQTFGKLPINVETSYIDSLSISSHKLYGPKGVGACYINPKHQWSPYFEGTSHEKGFRPGTVNVPGIASFLSAAQLIHENMKVETERLEMLRKQFLSGIIERELPIEVEGHATSTLPHILGLSIRGMEGQYAMLECNRHGLAISTGSACSVGKQAPSKTMMAIGKDASTAKQFIRLSFGKWTTATDIDQTIDTLGKIITAYQK encoded by the coding sequence ATGGTGATATATCTAGACTATGCTGCAACTACTCCAATGAGGGAAGAAGCCATTCAAACATTTACTGAGGCTTCTAAGCACTTTTACGGAAATCCTAGTAGCCTTCATGATATTGGTACAAAAGCATCAACATTGTTAGAAACTTGTCGAGAAGAATTAGCAAGGTTATTTTCTGGTCAACCTCAAGGCGTATTCTTTACAAGTGGTGGATCGGAATCAAATATTCTTGCGATTCGCTCTTTACTTCAGGGCTCAACAAAAAAAGGGAAGCATCTTATTACAACGAAGATTGAGCACTCTTCAGTGTTTAACCTTTTTCAACAATTAGAAAAAGAAGGATATTCTGTAACCTACCTATCTGTAAATTCAAAAGGACAAGTAAGCCTAGATGAACTTAAAAAAGCAATTCAGCCAACAACCCTACTAGCATCTATACATCACGCTAGTTCAGAAATTGGGACAATTCAGCCTATAGAAGAAATCGGTAGACTGTTGCATGCCGAAAATATTTTATTTCACAGTGATTGTGTGCAGACATTCGGAAAACTGCCTATAAATGTTGAAACTAGTTATATCGATAGTTTATCCATTTCAAGTCATAAGCTTTACGGACCAAAAGGTGTTGGAGCATGTTATATAAATCCTAAGCATCAATGGTCTCCATATTTTGAGGGTACCTCTCATGAAAAAGGATTCCGTCCAGGTACAGTAAACGTTCCTGGAATTGCTAGCTTTTTAAGTGCAGCTCAGCTCATTCATGAAAACATGAAGGTTGAAACAGAGCGGTTAGAAATGCTCAGAAAACAATTTTTGTCGGGTATTATTGAAAGAGAGCTTCCTATAGAAGTAGAGGGGCATGCTACTAGTACATTGCCTCATATACTTGGTTTATCGATTAGAGGAATGGAAGGACAATATGCAATGCTCGAATGTAATCGACATGGTCTAGCCATTTCGACTGGCAGTGCCTGCTCTGTTGGAAAGCAAGCACCATCAAAGACTATGATGGCAATAGGAAAAGATGCCTCCACTGCTAAACAGTTTATTCGTCTTTCTTTCGGAAAATGGACGACTGCAACCGATATTGATCAAACAATCGACACATTAGGTAAGATTATTACAGCCTATCAAAAATAA
- the safA gene encoding SafA/ExsA family spore coat assembly protein: MKIHIVQKGDTLWKIAQKYGVDFEELKQVNSQLSNPDMIMPGMKVKVPTAGVQVKKEAPITKEAPVSQAKETPIKEAPIAPIKEEVVHPFKDLSPAPKPVVKETPVKPEVMKEMPKMPYAPKLPQLPQLEMDINNYNINMAYQNAPTYIPQQPPTAVSPAVDEADEPVVPTAPGPELPPQQAPYQGGYCIPITGINPGYGFNFHPYGPAPGGAPGPAPFFGQPGYPQPGYPTAVAGVDTDLDDMPEMPMFPGGQPGFPQPHFQQPGFSGYPAPGFQEGFQPGFQAGAQPGFQQGFQPGVQPGFQQGFQPGVQPGFQPGFQPGAQPGFQQGFQQGFQQGAQPGFSGFPVGEDVDFDGVPEGGFREPGFPGMQPGFGVPGFPGFTPGYGVPRAWEAEAPDFEADLDQETVRPGYGIPGYPGYPGTPGYQVAPGYGAPGFQAGAPGYPVAPQQGYGTPGFPMAPQPGFGAAPGYPAAPQQGFPGVPGYPTAQPGFPTQGPLGMPDFDDDDDFNL, encoded by the coding sequence GTGAAAATCCATATTGTTCAAAAGGGTGATACTCTTTGGAAGATTGCTCAAAAATACGGTGTTGATTTTGAAGAATTAAAGCAAGTAAATTCACAACTTAGTAATCCAGATATGATTATGCCCGGAATGAAAGTTAAGGTTCCTACAGCCGGGGTTCAAGTAAAGAAGGAAGCACCGATTACGAAAGAGGCACCAGTTTCACAGGCTAAAGAAACACCTATTAAAGAGGCACCTATTGCGCCAATAAAAGAAGAAGTGGTTCATCCATTTAAAGATCTATCTCCGGCTCCTAAGCCCGTTGTGAAGGAGACGCCGGTTAAGCCAGAGGTAATGAAAGAAATGCCGAAAATGCCTTATGCACCAAAGCTACCTCAATTGCCTCAACTTGAGATGGATATTAATAATTATAATATAAATATGGCTTATCAAAATGCACCAACTTATATTCCGCAACAGCCACCAACAGCTGTTTCACCTGCGGTTGATGAAGCGGATGAGCCAGTTGTTCCAACTGCGCCAGGTCCAGAACTTCCTCCACAACAAGCACCTTATCAGGGAGGATACTGTATACCAATAACAGGTATTAATCCCGGATACGGTTTTAACTTTCATCCATATGGGCCTGCACCAGGTGGAGCACCAGGACCTGCACCATTTTTTGGTCAACCAGGATATCCACAACCGGGCTATCCAACAGCCGTTGCAGGAGTTGATACTGATTTAGATGATATGCCAGAAATGCCAATGTTTCCTGGAGGACAGCCAGGCTTTCCACAGCCTCACTTCCAACAACCTGGTTTCAGTGGCTACCCTGCACCAGGCTTCCAGGAAGGATTCCAACCAGGATTTCAGGCAGGCGCACAACCAGGATTCCAGCAAGGATTCCAACCAGGAGTTCAACCAGGATTCCAGCAAGGATTCCAACCAGGAGTTCAACCAGGATTCCAACCAGGATTCCAGCCAGGCGCTCAACCAGGGTTTCAGCAAGGATTCCAGCAAGGATTCCAGCAAGGAGCTCAACCAGGCTTCTCAGGTTTTCCTGTTGGTGAGGATGTAGATTTTGATGGAGTACCTGAAGGTGGATTTAGAGAACCAGGATTTCCAGGGATGCAACCGGGATTTGGCGTTCCAGGTTTTCCAGGTTTCACACCAGGCTACGGAGTTCCCCGCGCATGGGAAGCAGAAGCTCCGGATTTTGAAGCTGACCTAGATCAAGAAACAGTAAGACCAGGTTATGGTATTCCAGGTTATCCAGGTTATCCAGGAACACCAGGTTACCAAGTAGCACCAGGTTATGGAGCACCAGGATTCCAAGCAGGAGCCCCGGGGTATCCAGTAGCACCTCAACAGGGGTACGGCACGCCAGGTTTTCCAATGGCACCTCAACCAGGGTTTGGAGCAGCACCAGGTTACCCAGCAGCACCTCAGCAAGGTTTTCCAGGAGTACCGGGTTATCCAACAGCACAACCAGGATTTCCGACACAAGGGCCATTAGGTATGCCAGATTTTGATGATGATGACGATTTTAATCTATAA
- the nadB gene encoding L-aspartate oxidase: protein MPKSDVVIIGSGLAALVAANRLCMEKNVIIFTKSSKYNSNSMLAQGGVAAAISSDDDWSTHFNDTILAGCGHNLESAVKALVQEGPRYMEELIQQGMQFDKDEAGRIKLGQEGAHSIRRILHAGGDATGKALVQFLLKKLCNKVQIIEHELAIDLIVNDGSCVGVQTLDEHSQLTSYYANHVILATGGCGGLYEHSSNDHSIVGDGYAMAYRAGADLIDMEFIQFHPTLLYVNGHCPGLISEAVRGEGATLVTKNGRKIMEGQHPLLDLAPRDVVARVIFEEVKKGESIFLDITMIENFSSHFPTITSLCKRNGISPSDGKIPVVPGAHFMMGGIKVDSYSQSTIPGLFAIGEVACTGVHGANRLASNSLLEGIVFSNLMADFILSQATRPVSQKALRDERPTVQSKNQLPTKEEIKEMMMKSVGIVRSKRELEEVVMVLEPYIQLKPKELHFNKEKICLLNMITTAWLIASSALHREESRGGHYRADFPDVNKVWDHRTITRNALEHAVVN, encoded by the coding sequence ATGCCCAAATCAGATGTTGTGATTATTGGTAGTGGATTAGCTGCATTAGTTGCAGCAAACCGTCTATGTATGGAAAAGAATGTGATTATTTTCACAAAGTCATCAAAATATAATAGTAATTCAATGTTAGCTCAAGGCGGTGTCGCCGCTGCAATATCTAGTGATGATGACTGGAGTACACACTTTAACGATACAATTCTTGCTGGCTGTGGACATAATCTTGAAAGTGCAGTAAAAGCGCTTGTTCAAGAAGGCCCTCGCTATATGGAAGAACTAATACAACAAGGTATGCAATTTGATAAAGATGAAGCAGGTAGAATTAAGCTGGGGCAAGAAGGTGCGCATTCAATCCGAAGAATTTTACATGCAGGTGGAGATGCAACTGGAAAGGCTCTTGTCCAGTTTCTTTTGAAAAAGCTTTGTAATAAAGTACAAATTATCGAACATGAGCTTGCCATTGATCTTATTGTAAATGATGGTAGTTGTGTTGGAGTACAAACTCTTGATGAACATTCTCAGTTAACTTCTTATTACGCAAACCATGTAATCTTAGCTACTGGTGGTTGTGGTGGATTATATGAGCACTCCTCTAATGACCATAGTATCGTTGGCGATGGATACGCAATGGCTTACCGTGCTGGTGCAGATTTAATCGATATGGAATTTATCCAATTTCACCCTACTCTTTTATACGTAAATGGTCATTGTCCAGGTTTAATTTCAGAAGCCGTTAGAGGAGAAGGAGCAACCCTAGTAACTAAAAATGGACGTAAAATCATGGAAGGCCAGCATCCACTTCTTGATTTAGCTCCTAGAGACGTAGTAGCAAGAGTGATCTTTGAGGAAGTAAAAAAGGGTGAAAGTATTTTTTTAGATATAACCATGATTGAAAACTTTTCATCTCATTTTCCAACGATTACATCACTATGTAAGCGTAATGGAATTAGTCCTAGTGATGGTAAAATTCCGGTTGTTCCGGGAGCACATTTTATGATGGGCGGAATTAAGGTGGATTCATATAGTCAAAGCACAATTCCAGGTCTATTTGCTATAGGAGAGGTAGCCTGTACGGGGGTGCATGGTGCAAATCGCCTAGCGAGTAACTCCCTTCTTGAAGGAATAGTCTTTTCAAATCTGATGGCGGATTTCATTTTATCCCAAGCGACACGCCCTGTTTCTCAGAAAGCACTACGGGACGAACGTCCGACGGTACAATCAAAAAACCAACTTCCGACTAAGGAAGAAATTAAAGAAATGATGATGAAATCCGTGGGTATTGTCCGTAGCAAGCGTGAGCTAGAGGAGGTTGTGATGGTACTAGAACCGTATATTCAACTCAAGCCCAAGGAGCTACATTTTAATAAAGAAAAAATATGCTTACTAAATATGATAACGACTGCTTGGCTAATAGCGAGCTCGGCCTTACACCGTGAGGAGAGTCGTGGAGGTCACTATAGAGCTGATTTTCCAGATGTAAACAAAGTTTGGGATCATCGTACAATTACTAGAAATGCATTAGAACACGCCGTTGTAAATTAG
- the nadA gene encoding quinolinate synthase NadA: MNILEALKTTDHQLPEKYKTMSVEEMENRVREIKQKFGEKLFIPGHHYQKDEVIQFADATGDSLQLAQESAANTLAEYIVFCGVHFMAETADILTTPEQVVILPDMRAGCSMADMADIHQTQRAWEKLMNLFGDTILPLTYVNSTAAIKAFCGSYGGATVTSSNATSMVAWAFTQKERILFLPDQHLGRNTAFDLGVPLDQMAIWDPIKDVLEYDGNIEDVKVILWKGHCSVHENFTVQNIATVRAEKPDMNIIVHPECSREVVALSDYAGSTKYIIDTIEKAEAGSKWAIGTEMNLVKRIISNHPDKEIISLNPHMCPCLTMNRIDLPHLLWSLETLEAGEVKNQIKVEKSIADNAILALNRMLERPN; encoded by the coding sequence ATGAATATTTTAGAGGCATTAAAAACAACAGATCACCAGCTACCAGAAAAATATAAAACGATGTCCGTTGAGGAAATGGAAAATCGTGTTCGTGAAATTAAGCAAAAATTTGGTGAGAAGCTTTTTATTCCAGGTCATCACTATCAAAAAGACGAGGTCATACAGTTTGCAGATGCAACTGGTGACTCTTTACAGCTAGCCCAAGAATCGGCAGCTAATACATTAGCTGAATATATTGTATTTTGTGGTGTTCACTTTATGGCAGAAACAGCTGATATTTTAACAACCCCAGAACAAGTGGTTATTTTACCAGATATGCGTGCTGGCTGTTCTATGGCTGACATGGCAGACATTCATCAAACACAACGTGCATGGGAAAAGTTAATGAACCTTTTTGGTGATACGATCCTACCGCTTACCTATGTGAATTCTACTGCTGCCATTAAAGCATTTTGTGGATCATATGGGGGAGCAACGGTTACCTCTTCTAATGCAACGAGTATGGTAGCTTGGGCATTTACCCAGAAAGAGAGAATTCTCTTTTTACCTGACCAACATTTAGGCAGAAATACAGCATTTGATCTTGGTGTTCCACTTGACCAAATGGCGATTTGGGACCCAATTAAAGATGTACTCGAATATGATGGAAATATTGAAGATGTAAAGGTTATTTTATGGAAAGGTCACTGTTCCGTACATGAGAACTTTACAGTGCAGAATATTGCTACAGTTAGAGCAGAAAAACCTGATATGAACATTATTGTTCACCCAGAATGTAGCCGTGAAGTAGTCGCTTTATCTGATTACGCTGGTTCAACTAAATATATTATAGATACGATTGAAAAGGCAGAAGCAGGAAGCAAATGGGCAATCGGAACAGAAATGAATCTTGTTAAGAGAATTATCTCAAATCATCCTGACAAAGAAATTATTTCACTTAACCCGCATATGTGTCCCTGTCTAACGATGAATCGAATAGATTTACCACATCTTCTATGGTCATTGGAAACACTAGAAGCTGGAGAAGTGAAAAATCAAATAAAGGTAGAGAAATCTATTGCCGATAACGCTATTCTTGCATTAAATAGAATGCTGGAGCGTCCAAATTGA
- a CDS encoding YhcN/YlaJ family sporulation lipoprotein, giving the protein MNKKILYTLSTAFLLSGLTACNNNADEGAMGGNGMRQVGYYSDENNANDNNTGNAILPERDNDGPVTEMLDRAGDNNNNRGNNVRGVNNNTRNTNRAGYNDRATGNDVNYRGNIGTRDDGFIDQQNDGGRKNVRNEFNDNDGLTGIRYDNRTLQDYGDNKGVNNPTRPNAANDNGLARDNRFARTDYNYHGQMAGRDNNARSSYDHNYNGRLAEDISNRVQRVKNVDDVRTIVSGDDVLVAIDTNDRNDATVKEEVRDAIRSVTAGKDVRVVTDESIFTRARNIDNELRDGGPTGDLDEDVRDMFQELGEEIDDAIRTPFRDTK; this is encoded by the coding sequence TTGAATAAAAAAATCTTGTATACACTGTCAACCGCTTTCTTATTAAGTGGTCTTACTGCTTGTAATAACAATGCAGATGAAGGTGCCATGGGTGGAAATGGCATGAGACAAGTAGGGTATTACTCAGATGAAAATAATGCAAATGACAATAACACAGGTAATGCAATATTACCAGAGCGTGATAATGATGGACCTGTAACAGAAATGCTAGATCGTGCAGGAGATAACAATAACAATAGAGGTAACAATGTTCGTGGGGTTAATAACAATACAAGAAACACCAATCGTGCAGGTTATAATGATAGAGCCACTGGAAACGATGTTAATTACCGTGGAAACATCGGGACAAGAGATGATGGATTTATTGATCAGCAAAACGATGGTGGACGTAAGAATGTCAGAAATGAGTTCAACGATAACGACGGTCTTACAGGTATTCGCTATGACAACAGAACACTACAAGATTATGGCGATAACAAAGGGGTTAATAACCCTACAAGACCAAATGCAGCAAACGATAACGGCTTAGCACGTGATAATCGTTTTGCACGTACTGACTATAACTATCATGGTCAAATGGCAGGGAGAGACAACAACGCACGTTCTTCCTATGATCATAACTACAATGGTCGTTTAGCGGAGGATATTTCTAACCGTGTACAACGTGTGAAAAATGTTGATGACGTTAGAACGATTGTTAGTGGAGACGATGTATTAGTTGCAATCGACACAAATGATCGTAATGATGCAACAGTTAAGGAAGAAGTGCGTGATGCCATTCGTTCTGTAACCGCTGGGAAAGATGTGAGAGTGGTAACGGATGAAAGCATTTTTACAAGAGCACGCAATATTGATAATGAGTTAAGAGATGGTGGACCAACTGGAGATTTAGATGAGGACGTTCGTGATATGTTTCAAGAGCTTGGAGAAGAGATTGATGATGCCATTCGAACTCCTTTCCGTGACACAAAATAA
- a CDS encoding intercompartmental signaling factor BofC — protein MKVKNQYTKILWLGLILFSLTGILITSAEEQPTVKSNEQEAQMVTGPLTVTVILERVYLDGEVSEEIIEETIWSMEDFWAAYDSWQLIDQDEQLIVFQKQIDDISPLLKANGYFGLTSNGTLTIFNGKPDAENVIQSFFQIDVSKLESRKHEELKKGIPIRSKDNYVEVLEVFKPFSMSP, from the coding sequence ATGAAAGTCAAAAATCAGTATACAAAAATCCTCTGGTTAGGACTTATTCTTTTTAGTCTAACAGGGATTCTAATCACGTCAGCAGAAGAGCAGCCCACTGTTAAGTCAAATGAACAAGAAGCTCAGATGGTCACAGGACCACTAACCGTTACGGTTATTTTGGAGCGAGTATACTTAGATGGAGAAGTTAGTGAAGAAATTATTGAAGAAACAATTTGGTCAATGGAGGATTTCTGGGCTGCATATGATTCTTGGCAGCTTATCGATCAGGACGAGCAACTAATTGTTTTTCAAAAACAAATAGATGATATTTCACCGTTACTAAAAGCAAATGGATATTTTGGATTAACGAGCAATGGAACCCTGACCATTTTTAATGGGAAGCCAGATGCCGAAAATGTTATACAATCATTTTTTCAAATTGATGTTAGTAAACTTGAAAGTAGAAAACATGAAGAATTAAAAAAAGGAATACCAATTCGTTCTAAGGACAATTATGTAGAAGTTTTAGAGGTATTTAAGCCTTTTTCTATGTCTCCTTAA
- the ruvA gene encoding Holliday junction branch migration protein RuvA: MIEFIKGQIVDVNPEYIVIDHQGMGYLIHTPNPYIYEQNQETIIFTYQHVREDILALYGFPTRKDRSLFMKLLNVTGIGPRGALAILAFGRPEQVVSAIEDEDEAFLVKFPGVGKKTARQIILDLKGKVSDVMDTSVAQNATSVQRGNRESNIALEEALEALKVLGYADREIKKVVPHLEKENMTTDQYIKVALLQLVQGK, from the coding sequence TTGATTGAGTTTATAAAGGGACAAATTGTTGACGTAAATCCAGAGTATATAGTTATTGATCATCAAGGAATGGGTTACTTAATACATACTCCCAATCCATATATATACGAGCAAAATCAAGAAACGATTATCTTTACATATCAGCATGTCAGAGAGGACATTTTAGCATTATACGGATTTCCTACTCGAAAAGATCGTTCGCTATTTATGAAGCTTTTAAATGTTACGGGTATTGGACCAAGAGGAGCGCTTGCCATTTTGGCATTTGGAAGACCAGAACAAGTGGTATCCGCGATTGAAGACGAAGATGAGGCTTTCTTAGTCAAATTCCCAGGAGTTGGAAAGAAAACCGCTAGACAAATTATTCTTGATTTAAAAGGAAAGGTATCTGATGTAATGGATACAAGTGTTGCCCAGAATGCTACTTCAGTTCAGAGAGGCAATCGAGAATCAAATATCGCACTTGAGGAAGCACTTGAAGCATTAAAGGTACTGGGCTATGCTGACCGTGAAATAAAGAAGGTTGTTCCTCATTTAGAAAAGGAAAACATGACTACCGACCAATACATAAAAGTAGCATTACTTCAGTTAGTTCAAGGTAAATAA
- the nadE gene encoding NAD(+) synthase has protein sequence MEEKIEKLVRWLQEKVNGAGLNGAIVGISGGIDSAVVTHLIKRAFPNQSLGLIMPCKSNPNDQEDALRVVNSSGIDHLLIDLTSTHETLFSELEQQLKQKEQWNEKAAKLGDANTRARLRMTTLYAVANNFGYLVVGTDNAAEWHTGYFTKYGDGGVDLVPLVHFTKGEVRELAIALGVPEEVVNKAPSAGLWEGQTDENEMGTTYNMIDKYLRGEDIPEEDRRIIEKLHNQSHHKRELAAAPPKF, from the coding sequence ATGGAAGAAAAAATTGAAAAGCTTGTTCGATGGTTACAAGAGAAAGTGAACGGTGCTGGATTAAATGGAGCAATCGTTGGCATTAGCGGCGGGATTGATTCTGCAGTTGTTACTCATCTTATTAAACGAGCTTTCCCGAACCAATCTCTAGGATTGATTATGCCATGTAAGAGTAACCCTAATGATCAAGAGGATGCACTGAGGGTAGTCAATAGTAGTGGAATAGATCATTTATTAATTGATTTAACATCTACACACGAAACTTTATTCTCTGAATTAGAACAGCAGTTAAAACAAAAGGAACAATGGAATGAGAAAGCAGCTAAGCTTGGGGACGCTAATACTAGAGCTCGCCTTCGCATGACTACTCTATATGCTGTTGCTAATAATTTCGGTTATTTAGTCGTAGGAACGGATAATGCAGCAGAATGGCATACTGGTTATTTTACAAAGTACGGAGATGGTGGTGTTGATTTAGTTCCACTAGTCCACTTTACTAAGGGTGAAGTTAGAGAATTGGCGATTGCTCTAGGTGTTCCAGAAGAGGTTGTAAACAAGGCACCAAGTGCGGGGCTTTGGGAAGGTCAAACAGATGAAAATGAAATGGGCACCACTTATAATATGATTGATAAATATTTAAGAGGTGAAGACATACCAGAGGAAGACAGAAGAATAATTGAAAAATTACATAACCAGTCACATCATAAACGTGAATTAGCTGCTGCTCCTCCCAAGTTTTAA